Proteins encoded within one genomic window of Methanothrix harundinacea 6Ac:
- the asd gene encoding aspartate-semialdehyde dehydrogenase has protein sequence MDKIRAGVLGATGAVGQRFIEQLWDHPWFELSSLAASERSAGKKYREAARWRLENELPAEVGDMKVVNVDPKEVQADVVFSALPADEAKKAEAEFAKAGFAVASNASAYRFDPDVPLMIPECNADHLGLVEVQQKKRGWDGYIVTNPNCTTIMFALALKPLMPMEIQRVIVASMQAVSGAGYEGVPSMAILGNIIPFISGEEEKVEREAQKILGTFDGDRIVDAPFDVSASCHRVPVMDGHTEAVWVEMAKNPTPAEVREAFLNFNPGLSDLPTEPKRPIIVRDEVDRPQPRLDRNAGKGMAVSVGRIREGIRFIAMGHNTIRGAAGASVLNAELLSKKGML, from the coding sequence ATGGACAAGATTAGAGCAGGCGTTCTCGGAGCTACGGGCGCAGTGGGACAGAGGTTCATCGAACAGCTTTGGGACCATCCCTGGTTTGAGCTCTCGAGCCTCGCCGCCTCCGAGAGGAGCGCCGGCAAGAAGTACCGCGAAGCAGCCCGGTGGAGGCTGGAGAACGAGCTTCCGGCGGAGGTCGGCGATATGAAGGTCGTAAACGTCGACCCGAAGGAGGTGCAGGCGGACGTCGTCTTCTCGGCGCTCCCCGCCGACGAGGCGAAGAAGGCAGAGGCGGAGTTCGCAAAAGCAGGGTTTGCCGTGGCGAGCAACGCCAGCGCGTACCGGTTCGACCCGGACGTCCCCCTGATGATCCCCGAGTGCAACGCCGACCACCTCGGCCTCGTCGAGGTCCAGCAGAAGAAGCGGGGTTGGGACGGCTACATCGTCACAAACCCCAACTGCACCACCATCATGTTCGCCCTCGCCCTCAAGCCCCTGATGCCGATGGAGATCCAGCGGGTGATCGTCGCCTCGATGCAGGCGGTGAGCGGCGCCGGCTACGAGGGGGTCCCCTCGATGGCTATTCTGGGGAACATCATCCCCTTCATCTCCGGCGAAGAGGAGAAGGTCGAGCGGGAGGCCCAGAAGATCCTGGGGACCTTCGACGGCGACCGGATCGTCGACGCCCCCTTCGACGTCAGCGCGAGCTGCCATCGGGTCCCCGTCATGGACGGCCACACCGAGGCGGTCTGGGTCGAGATGGCAAAGAACCCCACCCCCGCCGAGGTGAGAGAGGCCTTCCTCAACTTCAACCCAGGCCTCTCCGACCTTCCGACGGAGCCGAAGAGGCCGATCATCGTCCGGGACGAGGTGGACAGGCCCCAGCCGAGGCTCGATAGGAACGCCGGGAAGGGGATGGCCGTCTCCGTCGGCAGGATCCGGGAGGGTATCCGCTTCATCGCCATGGGCCACAACACCATCCGGGGGGCCGCCGGCGCCTCCGTCCTGAACGCGGAGCTCCTCTCCAAGAAGGGAATGCTCTAG
- the zupT gene encoding zinc transporter ZupT, with protein MPIDNLVPALILTFLAGLATGVGGLIAYFVPRPDMRYLSVSLGFATGVMIFVAFVDLFCSAKEAIGMVRADLFFLAGMLVVYFLDKVVPHAHLDGQADPHCDRLYRGGIMMTLGIAIHNLPEGLAVALVALADLRLGIPIAIAIAIHNIPEGVACSVPLYCATGDRRKSCFYSFLAGMAEPLGAIIAILVLLPFLNGAVLASSIAFVAGVMVFICFDELIPIANSYGDEHLTNLGLIAGISVMMIALAAFH; from the coding sequence TTGCCGATCGATAACCTCGTCCCCGCCCTGATCCTCACCTTCCTTGCGGGCCTCGCCACCGGAGTCGGCGGCCTCATCGCCTACTTCGTCCCCCGCCCCGACATGAGGTACCTCTCCGTCAGCCTCGGCTTCGCCACCGGGGTCATGATCTTCGTCGCCTTCGTCGACCTCTTCTGCAGCGCCAAGGAGGCGATAGGGATGGTCCGGGCCGACCTCTTCTTCCTGGCGGGGATGCTCGTCGTCTACTTTTTGGACAAGGTCGTCCCCCACGCCCACCTGGACGGCCAGGCCGACCCCCACTGCGACCGGCTCTACCGGGGCGGGATCATGATGACCCTGGGGATCGCCATCCACAATTTGCCCGAGGGGCTGGCGGTGGCGCTGGTGGCCCTCGCCGACCTCCGCCTAGGGATCCCCATCGCCATCGCCATAGCGATCCACAACATCCCCGAGGGGGTCGCCTGCTCCGTCCCCCTCTACTGCGCCACCGGGGACCGGAGGAAGTCCTGCTTCTACTCCTTTCTTGCAGGGATGGCGGAGCCCCTGGGGGCAATAATCGCGATCCTGGTCCTCTTACCCTTCCTAAACGGGGCCGTCCTCGCCTCCTCCATCGCCTTCGTCGCCGGGGTGATGGTCTTCATCTGCTTCGACGAGCTGATTCCCATCGCCAACTCCTACGGCGACGAGCACCTGACGAATCTAGGCCTCATCGCCGGGATCTCCGTGATGATGATAGCCCTCGCCGCCTTCCACTGA
- a CDS encoding CDC48 family AAA ATPase, producing MTDSESIRLKIIEADQRDVGKGIVRISGRQMADLGVADYDLVEIRGTKATSALAVKAYPTDEDMDVARVDGLIRSNVGAGIGQYVEISKAEWRPAERVSLAPVGRGIQISIPSEALRKVFLGRPVSKGDVISTTTLRRPPGDLATGKDTMFDEIFKRSDKGSAFGLGEVKMRVVSTVPSGTVRIGEETELELLSRAVDAKAAAEVVYEDLGGMKHAIQRVREMIELPLKHPELFERLGIDPPRGVLLHGPPGTGKTMLAKAVANESSAHFASINGPEIVSKYYGESEKRIREVFEESERNAPAIIFLDELDSIAPKREEVAGEMERRMVAQLLSLMDGQKERANVIVIGATNRPDAVDPALRRPGRFDREIELGVPDFEGRREILQIHTRGMPLAQDVDLEEFATLTYGFVGADIAAFSREAAMNALRRVLPRIDLDEPTIPREILEELVVTRGDLEAAMHEVSPSALREILIEVPNVTWADVGGLEGVKQLLVEAVEWPLVYGENFRRLGIEAPKGVLLYGPPGTGKTLLAKAVANESNANFLTTKGSEILSKWYGESERHIAEIFRKARQVAPAIVFLDELDSLAPVRGGGTGEPHVTERIVNQLLSEIDGMEELRGVVVIAATNRPDIIDPALIRPGRFDELIMVPVPDAASRRKIFAVHTGKMPLAEDVDLDRLVERTDQYTGADIASICRKAGRLALREDMNAVEVRKSHFLAALEEVGPSVTPDTMKYYAKLSGELRKKGSRAVEKAVEEMEKK from the coding sequence ATGACCGACTCCGAATCCATCCGGCTGAAGATCATTGAGGCTGACCAGAGGGACGTGGGAAAGGGGATCGTGAGGATAAGCGGGCGGCAGATGGCCGACCTGGGGGTCGCCGACTACGACCTGGTGGAGATCAGGGGGACGAAGGCTACAAGCGCCCTCGCGGTGAAGGCCTACCCCACCGACGAGGATATGGACGTCGCCCGGGTGGACGGCCTCATACGGTCGAACGTGGGGGCGGGGATCGGCCAGTACGTCGAGATCTCCAAGGCCGAATGGAGGCCGGCCGAGAGGGTCTCTTTAGCGCCGGTGGGGCGCGGAATCCAGATCTCGATCCCCAGCGAGGCCCTCCGGAAGGTATTCTTGGGACGGCCCGTCTCGAAGGGGGACGTCATCTCCACCACCACCCTCCGGCGGCCGCCCGGCGACCTCGCCACCGGAAAGGACACCATGTTCGACGAGATCTTCAAAAGGTCCGATAAGGGCTCCGCCTTCGGCCTCGGGGAGGTGAAGATGAGGGTCGTATCGACGGTGCCATCGGGGACGGTCAGGATCGGCGAGGAGACGGAGCTGGAGCTCCTCTCCCGGGCGGTAGACGCCAAGGCCGCGGCGGAGGTGGTCTACGAGGACCTGGGGGGGATGAAGCACGCCATCCAGCGGGTCCGGGAGATGATCGAGCTCCCCCTCAAGCACCCCGAGCTCTTCGAGCGGCTGGGGATCGATCCCCCGAGGGGGGTCCTCCTCCACGGCCCCCCGGGGACGGGAAAGACGATGCTCGCCAAGGCCGTCGCCAACGAGTCCAGCGCCCACTTCGCCTCGATCAACGGCCCCGAGATCGTATCCAAGTACTACGGCGAGAGCGAGAAGAGGATCCGGGAGGTCTTCGAGGAGTCGGAGAGGAACGCTCCGGCGATCATCTTCCTCGACGAGCTCGACTCCATCGCCCCCAAGCGGGAGGAGGTGGCGGGCGAGATGGAGCGGAGGATGGTCGCTCAGCTCCTCTCCCTGATGGACGGCCAGAAGGAGAGGGCGAACGTCATCGTCATCGGGGCGACGAACAGGCCCGACGCCGTCGATCCCGCCCTCCGGAGGCCCGGCAGGTTCGACCGGGAGATAGAGCTCGGGGTCCCCGACTTCGAAGGGCGGCGCGAGATCCTCCAGATCCACACCCGGGGGATGCCCCTCGCCCAGGACGTCGACCTGGAGGAGTTTGCCACCCTCACCTACGGCTTCGTCGGGGCTGACATCGCCGCCTTCTCCCGGGAGGCGGCGATGAACGCCCTCCGGCGGGTCCTGCCCAGAATCGACCTCGATGAGCCCACCATACCCCGGGAGATCCTGGAGGAGCTGGTGGTGACGAGGGGGGACCTGGAGGCGGCGATGCACGAGGTCTCTCCGAGCGCGCTGCGGGAGATCCTGATCGAGGTGCCGAACGTCACCTGGGCCGACGTCGGCGGCCTCGAAGGGGTGAAGCAGCTCCTCGTCGAGGCGGTGGAGTGGCCCCTGGTCTACGGCGAGAACTTCAGGAGGCTCGGGATCGAGGCGCCGAAGGGGGTCCTCCTCTACGGCCCGCCGGGGACGGGAAAGACCCTTCTAGCGAAGGCCGTGGCCAACGAGTCGAACGCCAACTTCCTGACGACGAAGGGGAGCGAGATCCTCTCGAAGTGGTACGGCGAGAGCGAGCGGCACATCGCCGAGATCTTCAGGAAGGCGAGGCAGGTGGCCCCCGCCATCGTCTTCCTCGACGAGCTCGACTCCCTCGCCCCCGTCCGGGGCGGAGGGACCGGCGAGCCCCACGTCACCGAGAGGATAGTAAACCAGCTCCTCTCAGAGATCGACGGGATGGAGGAGCTGCGGGGCGTCGTCGTGATAGCCGCCACCAACCGCCCCGACATCATCGACCCCGCCCTGATCAGGCCCGGCAGGTTCGACGAATTGATCATGGTGCCGGTGCCGGACGCCGCCTCCAGGAGGAAGATCTTCGCCGTCCACACCGGGAAGATGCCCCTCGCCGAGGACGTCGACCTCGATCGGCTCGTCGAGAGGACTGACCAGTATACGGGAGCCGACATCGCCTCCATCTGCCGGAAGGCGGGGAGGCTCGCCCTCCGGGAGGATATGAACGCCGTCGAGGTGAGAAAGAGCCACTTCCTCGCCGCCCTGGAGGAGGTCGGCCCCTCCGTCACCCCCGACACCATGAAGTACTACGCCAAGCTCTCGGGGGAGCTGCGGAAGAAGGGTTCCCGGGCCGTCGAGAAGGCGGTGGAGGAGATGGAGAAAAAGTGA
- a CDS encoding PQQ-dependent sugar dehydrogenase — MMKKKPKGLLPALLLAVFFLNAPSGSGQDLPIDLIELPPGFEITVYARDLPGARSLALGSEGTVFVGTRSEGRVYAIRDGDGNGRIDAGEIFVIGSGLDLPNGVAFRDGSLYVAEVSRILRYDAIESHLDEPPDPVVVKDDLPSQRSHGWKFIAFGPDGKLYVPIGAPCNVCDPGDPYASITRMDPDGSNFEIFARGVRNTVGFDWHPDTAELWFTDNGRDWLGDDEPPDELNRAPVAGLHFGFPFCHAGIPDPVFGGSRGCGEFTDPEMNLGPHVAALGMRFYSGAAFPPAYRGGIFIAEHGSWNRADPIGYRVTFVRFEDGRATDYEIFAEGWLGGRVAWGRPVDVLVMPDGALLVSDDRAGAVYRISYRGSPGRLDPYAEEP, encoded by the coding sequence ATGATGAAGAAGAAGCCCAAAGGCCTCCTCCCCGCCCTCCTCCTGGCCGTCTTCTTTTTGAACGCGCCCTCGGGGAGCGGCCAGGACCTCCCGATCGATCTGATCGAGCTCCCCCCCGGCTTTGAGATCACCGTCTACGCTCGCGACCTTCCCGGCGCTCGGTCCCTCGCCCTGGGAAGCGAGGGGACGGTCTTCGTAGGGACGAGGTCTGAGGGGAGGGTCTACGCCATCAGGGACGGCGACGGGAACGGCCGGATCGACGCGGGCGAGATCTTCGTCATCGGTTCGGGGCTCGACCTTCCGAACGGCGTCGCCTTTCGAGATGGGAGCCTTTACGTCGCCGAGGTGAGCCGGATCCTCAGGTACGACGCGATCGAGTCGCACCTCGATGAACCGCCCGATCCCGTCGTGGTCAAGGACGATCTTCCCAGCCAGAGAAGCCACGGCTGGAAGTTCATCGCCTTCGGCCCCGACGGGAAGCTCTACGTCCCCATCGGAGCCCCCTGCAACGTCTGCGATCCGGGCGACCCCTACGCCTCCATCACCAGGATGGACCCCGACGGCAGCAACTTTGAGATCTTCGCCCGGGGCGTCAGGAACACCGTCGGCTTCGACTGGCATCCTGACACCGCCGAGCTGTGGTTCACCGACAACGGCCGCGACTGGCTCGGAGACGACGAGCCCCCCGACGAGCTGAACCGCGCTCCGGTGGCGGGCCTCCACTTCGGCTTCCCCTTCTGCCATGCCGGAATCCCAGATCCCGTCTTCGGCGGGTCGAGGGGATGCGGCGAGTTCACGGACCCGGAGATGAACCTGGGGCCCCACGTCGCTGCTCTCGGGATGAGGTTCTACTCGGGCGCCGCCTTCCCGCCGGCGTATCGGGGCGGGATCTTCATCGCCGAGCACGGCTCCTGGAACCGGGCCGACCCCATCGGCTACCGGGTGACCTTTGTGAGGTTCGAGGACGGACGGGCCACCGACTACGAGATCTTCGCCGAGGGGTGGCTCGGAGGAAGGGTCGCCTGGGGTCGGCCCGTGGACGTTCTGGTGATGCCCGACGGCGCCCTCCTCGTCTCCGACGACAGGGCGGGAGCGGTCTATCGGATCTCTTACAGAGGATCCCCGGGGAGGCTCGATCCCTATGCAGAAGAGCCTTGA
- the ahbA gene encoding siroheme decarboxylase subunit alpha, whose protein sequence is MLIIAWEVTAACNLACEYCRASASASPDGAELSTEEAEGFIDQVAPLRPMLILSGGEPLLRPDIFHLAEYARSRGIRASLATNGTLLTPEAVERIKRAGIMRVSISLDGPGPEVHDASRGPGSFDLAVRGIGNLRGEVDFQINMTVTRANQNQVSATMDLAEELGAVAFHLFFLVPTGRGREEDLVTPEEQDAILREVAGEGRRRKIEVKVTCAPQYGRVVREVLTEAEREGIMGSACLAGTSFVFVSRTGDVSPCGYLPIVAGNVREESFPEIWESSPVFLDLRRRELLGRCGGCSYRRVCGGCRARAYAATGDYLESDPLCSYDSAQEDPREDGRTEGAPPEGEGPDLDELDRRLLEIVQEEFPLTARPFLALGEALGTSEEEAMERAKRLQDWGIIRRIGPILDMRRLGCSGVLVALPVSDDRMEEVAEVVNSYQEISHNYLRPNETEFNMWFTISASEERIEEILSEMKEKTGLHQLVLPTKRIFKIGVRFEIPR, encoded by the coding sequence ATGCTGATCATAGCCTGGGAGGTGACGGCGGCCTGTAACCTGGCTTGCGAGTACTGCCGCGCCTCAGCCTCGGCCTCGCCCGACGGGGCGGAGCTTTCGACGGAGGAGGCGGAGGGGTTCATCGACCAGGTGGCACCCCTCCGACCGATGCTGATCCTCAGCGGGGGGGAGCCCCTCCTCCGCCCCGACATCTTCCACCTCGCCGAATACGCCCGGAGCCGGGGGATCCGGGCCTCCCTGGCTACGAACGGAACCCTCCTCACCCCCGAGGCCGTCGAGAGGATCAAACGGGCCGGTATCATGCGGGTCAGCATCAGCCTCGATGGGCCCGGCCCCGAGGTCCACGACGCCTCCCGGGGTCCGGGCTCCTTCGACCTTGCGGTCCGGGGGATAGGAAACCTCCGGGGCGAGGTGGACTTCCAGATCAACATGACGGTGACGAGGGCGAACCAAAACCAGGTCTCCGCCACCATGGACCTCGCCGAGGAGCTCGGAGCCGTCGCCTTCCACCTCTTCTTTTTGGTTCCCACGGGCCGGGGGAGGGAGGAGGATCTGGTGACGCCAGAGGAGCAGGATGCGATCCTCCGAGAGGTGGCCGGGGAGGGGAGGAGGAGGAAGATCGAGGTGAAGGTCACCTGCGCCCCCCAGTACGGCCGGGTGGTGAGGGAGGTCCTCACCGAGGCGGAAAGGGAGGGGATCATGGGGAGCGCCTGCCTCGCCGGGACGAGCTTCGTCTTCGTCTCCCGGACCGGAGACGTCTCTCCCTGCGGCTACCTCCCGATCGTCGCCGGGAACGTCCGGGAAGAGAGCTTCCCGGAGATCTGGGAGAGCTCGCCGGTCTTCCTGGACCTCCGGAGGAGGGAGCTGTTGGGCAGGTGCGGCGGATGCTCATACCGGAGGGTCTGCGGCGGCTGCAGGGCCCGGGCCTACGCCGCCACCGGGGACTATCTCGAGTCAGACCCCCTCTGCAGCTACGATTCGGCCCAAGAGGATCCGAGGGAGGACGGCCGGACCGAGGGGGCGCCTCCGGAGGGGGAGGGGCCCGACCTCGACGAGCTGGACCGGAGGCTCCTGGAGATAGTCCAGGAGGAGTTCCCCCTGACGGCCCGGCCCTTCCTCGCCCTCGGCGAGGCCCTGGGGACGAGCGAGGAGGAGGCGATGGAGAGGGCGAAGCGGCTCCAGGACTGGGGGATAATCCGGAGGATCGGCCCGATCCTGGACATGAGGAGGCTCGGCTGCTCCGGGGTCCTCGTCGCCCTCCCCGTCTCCGACGATAGGATGGAGGAGGTGGCGGAGGTCGTCAACAGCTACCAGGAGATCTCCCACAACTACCTCCGGCCGAACGAGACGGAGTTCAACATGTGGTTCACCATATCCGCCTCCGAGGAGAGGATCGAGGAGATCCTCTCGGAGATGAAGGAGAAGACCGGCCTCCACCAGCTCGTCCTCCCGACGAAGCGGATATTCAAGATAGGGGTGCGCTTTGAGATCCCAAGATGA
- a CDS encoding thioredoxin family protein has product MRSQDERAAFPEVVLTEFYTEACGFCREEAMILEELAEVFARKVEFRRIDAQVEGRLAEEQVVFNVPTLILERDGELVERFNGFVAGERLERAIRDALR; this is encoded by the coding sequence TTGAGATCCCAAGATGAGAGAGCGGCCTTCCCCGAGGTCGTCCTCACGGAGTTTTACACCGAGGCCTGCGGCTTCTGCCGCGAGGAGGCCATGATCCTGGAGGAGCTGGCGGAGGTCTTCGCTCGGAAGGTCGAGTTCAGGAGGATCGACGCCCAGGTGGAGGGGAGGCTCGCCGAGGAGCAGGTCGTCTTCAACGTCCCCACCCTGATCCTCGAGAGGGACGGGGAGTTGGTGGAGAGGTTCAATGGCTTTGTCGCTGGCGAGAGGCTGGAAAGGGCCATAAGAGATGCTCTGAGGTGA
- a CDS encoding chloride channel protein, with product MIRSWGENRWLVLDALAVGTGLLGGLGAVVFRWLAGEVQGLFFGPVATLLPGGGEALLPVLGGLAVGLLILRFAPEARGEGIPALMVALHKRGGRVRRRTGPAILIASAITIGSGGSAGRESPIAQIGASFGSLLGQRLRLDVADVQILAVSGFVAGLAGTFNAPLGSAIFGMEVVMRRFRMVDAVPILLSAVVGAATASAFLGQSPAFTPVWTEITLPELLLCFLMGLTFGGLAILWAGLLSRAERLFLWLPLKEGLKPGLGGLVAGAAGVYFIGYGVMGVGYDGVDRILAIASDPAGSDGSRLVLFLLALAAAKALATASTLGSGGCGGTIGPTLVIGAVAGASFGLLFGHLVPAAGGHAPAYALLGAAALLAGSAGAPLASVVLISEMAADYSLLPALMITSAASYAVASIGLSGSTIFTFQLLRRGVTLDGGEALLERVLVRDAMTREVVALGPETTVREAMARIFEENVRGFPVVEGGRLAGIVTFDDLRRVPEGKQDEVRVGEVAVKDVIVAFPDENMKNVMDRLYRNNVGRLPVMEREDPKKVVGIVTRTDAIAAYQVLSREEAGRER from the coding sequence ATGATTCGGTCCTGGGGAGAGAACCGGTGGCTGGTCCTGGACGCCCTCGCCGTAGGGACGGGGCTCCTCGGGGGGCTTGGAGCCGTAGTCTTCCGGTGGCTGGCGGGAGAGGTCCAGGGGCTATTCTTCGGGCCGGTCGCGACCCTCCTTCCCGGCGGGGGGGAGGCCCTCCTTCCGGTCCTGGGGGGGCTTGCCGTCGGCCTTCTGATCCTGAGGTTCGCCCCCGAGGCCAGAGGAGAGGGGATCCCGGCCCTGATGGTGGCCCTCCATAAGCGGGGAGGGAGGGTCCGCCGCAGGACCGGCCCCGCCATCCTCATCGCCTCCGCCATCACCATCGGTAGCGGTGGGAGCGCCGGCAGGGAGTCGCCGATAGCCCAGATCGGGGCCTCCTTCGGGTCCCTCCTGGGCCAGAGGCTCAGGCTGGATGTCGCCGACGTTCAGATCCTGGCCGTCTCGGGCTTTGTGGCGGGGCTCGCCGGGACCTTCAACGCCCCCCTGGGGAGCGCCATCTTCGGGATGGAGGTGGTGATGAGGCGTTTTCGGATGGTGGACGCCGTCCCCATCCTCCTCTCGGCGGTGGTGGGGGCGGCGACCGCCTCCGCCTTCCTCGGCCAGAGCCCCGCCTTCACCCCCGTCTGGACCGAGATCACCCTTCCGGAGCTTCTGCTCTGCTTTCTTATGGGGCTGACCTTCGGCGGTCTGGCCATCCTCTGGGCGGGGCTCCTCTCCAGGGCGGAGAGGCTCTTTTTATGGCTCCCGCTGAAAGAGGGGCTGAAGCCTGGGCTGGGAGGTCTCGTCGCCGGGGCGGCAGGGGTCTACTTCATCGGTTACGGGGTGATGGGGGTCGGCTACGACGGCGTTGATAGAATTCTCGCCATCGCATCGGACCCCGCCGGTTCGGACGGCTCCCGTCTGGTCCTATTCCTCCTCGCCCTGGCGGCGGCGAAGGCCCTCGCCACCGCCTCGACCCTCGGCTCGGGGGGCTGCGGCGGAACCATCGGACCGACCCTGGTCATCGGTGCCGTGGCGGGAGCCTCCTTCGGCCTTCTCTTCGGCCACCTCGTCCCCGCCGCCGGGGGGCACGCTCCCGCCTACGCCCTCCTGGGGGCCGCCGCCCTCCTGGCGGGGTCGGCGGGGGCTCCCCTCGCCTCCGTGGTACTGATCTCGGAGATGGCCGCCGACTACTCCCTCCTCCCGGCCCTCATGATCACCTCCGCCGCCAGCTATGCCGTCGCCTCCATCGGCCTATCGGGGTCGACGATCTTCACCTTCCAGCTCTTGAGGAGGGGCGTCACCCTGGACGGCGGGGAGGCCCTCCTGGAGCGGGTCCTCGTGAGGGACGCCATGACCCGGGAGGTCGTCGCCTTGGGGCCGGAGACGACGGTCCGGGAGGCGATGGCGAGGATCTTCGAGGAGAATGTCCGGGGTTTTCCCGTCGTTGAAGGAGGGAGGCTAGCCGGGATCGTCACCTTCGACGACCTCCGGCGGGTTCCCGAGGGAAAGCAGGACGAGGTCAGGGTCGGGGAGGTGGCGGTGAAGGATGTTATAGTCGCCTTTCCCGACGAGAATATGAAGAATGTGATGGACCGCCTCTACAGAAACAACGTCGGACGGCTTCCCGTGATGGAGAGGGAAGATCCGAAGAAGGTGGTCGGGATCGTCACCAGGACCGATGCCATCGCCGCCTACCAGGTCCTGAGCAGAGAAGAGGCGGGTCGGGAGCGATAA